One genomic region from bacterium encodes:
- a CDS encoding ABC transporter substrate-binding protein — protein MPGVRCALSALIAVVTIAALAPLHVGAQAPATLVVAQNVAVTALDPAGPSIFLVYPAGYEAAFLVYDGLVRFTEAMAIVPELATSWNVSSDGRTWAFKLRPGVSFQDGTPLTAQAAVADLQREINPGTNQSNRPLWDPIASVSAPDAITIRIVTKEPYGALLNTLAHGSALIASPAAVEKSGAQYKLHPVGTGPYKVDRWDVGTQLEVTRNTQYWAGKPGFDRIVLRNVPDSTTRVAMVQSGQAQVAEAIPPENVDELGRVPGVTVTVKPALRTFGMGINMNRPILQDIRVRQALNYAVNKELIVKALFRGNATVLRSPLAPQTSGYADVGPWPYDPPKARRLLEEAGWKPAPPIGVRVKDGSPLQLTLLTPQGAFPHDVEVIETLADYLRNVGFEPHFMYVEPAVFWDHLLIPPDQYKWDLVLFGFNPSNGDGGYHLDSLYHSNPDRQHRPRVWNFTWYANPEVDAWLNQGARAVDPKVRAAAYAKVERRVWNDVPYLWLYAENVIVATRDVRGVEVLPIVFTILRAAHR, from the coding sequence ATGCCGGGCGTCCGCTGCGCTCTCAGCGCCCTCATCGCCGTCGTGACGATCGCAGCGCTTGCCCCGTTGCACGTAGGGGCGCAGGCCCCGGCGACGCTTGTGGTGGCGCAGAACGTCGCCGTGACGGCGCTCGATCCGGCGGGTCCCTCGATCTTTTTGGTATACCCTGCCGGGTACGAAGCCGCATTTCTCGTCTACGATGGCCTCGTTCGATTCACCGAGGCCATGGCGATTGTCCCCGAGCTTGCCACGTCGTGGAACGTCTCCTCCGACGGACGCACCTGGGCTTTCAAGCTCCGGCCGGGGGTGTCGTTCCAAGACGGCACGCCACTGACTGCACAGGCCGCCGTGGCGGATCTGCAACGCGAGATCAATCCGGGCACCAACCAGTCCAACCGGCCGCTGTGGGATCCTATCGCCTCGGTGTCCGCACCGGACGCGATCACAATTCGAATCGTCACCAAGGAACCATATGGCGCGCTGCTCAATACCCTCGCGCACGGGTCAGCCCTCATCGCCAGCCCGGCCGCCGTGGAGAAATCCGGGGCACAGTACAAGCTCCATCCGGTGGGCACGGGGCCATACAAGGTCGATCGGTGGGACGTCGGGACGCAACTCGAAGTGACCCGCAACACGCAATATTGGGCCGGCAAACCCGGGTTCGACCGGATCGTCCTGCGGAACGTGCCCGATTCGACGACACGCGTGGCGATGGTCCAGAGCGGTCAGGCGCAGGTGGCTGAGGCGATCCCACCGGAGAACGTCGATGAGCTCGGGCGCGTTCCCGGGGTGACGGTGACCGTCAAGCCGGCGCTGCGCACCTTCGGCATGGGGATCAACATGAACCGCCCGATCCTCCAGGACATTCGGGTGCGGCAGGCGCTCAACTACGCGGTCAACAAGGAGTTGATCGTCAAGGCGCTGTTCCGGGGGAATGCCACGGTCCTCCGCTCTCCCCTCGCGCCCCAAACGTCGGGATACGCCGATGTGGGCCCTTGGCCCTACGACCCTCCGAAGGCGCGACGGCTCCTCGAGGAGGCCGGATGGAAGCCCGCGCCTCCCATCGGCGTGCGCGTCAAGGACGGGAGTCCCCTGCAACTCACCCTGCTCACGCCCCAGGGGGCGTTTCCGCACGATGTCGAGGTGATCGAAACGCTGGCGGACTACCTGCGCAACGTCGGGTTCGAGCCGCACTTCATGTACGTCGAGCCCGCGGTGTTTTGGGACCACCTATTGATCCCGCCGGACCAATACAAATGGGATCTCGTCCTCTTCGGGTTCAACCCAAGCAACGGCGACGGCGGGTATCATCTCGACTCCCTGTACCACTCGAACCCCGACCGGCAGCACCGTCCGCGGGTGTGGAACTTTACCTGGTACGCGAACCCCGAGGTGGACGCGTGGCTCAACCAGGGGGCCCGCGCGGTCGATCCCAAGGTTCGGGCCGCTGCCTACGCGAAGGTGGAACGGCGGGTTTGGAATGACGTGCCGTACCTGTGGCTGTACGCGGAGAACGTCATCGTTGCAACCCGCGATGTGCGAGGCGTTGAGGTCCTGCCGATCGTCTTCACGATCCTCCGCGCGGCACACAGGTAA
- a CDS encoding ABC transporter permease — protein sequence MLAYVTSRLLQMVPHALAILTLIFVLFRLVPGDPALLAAGMTATPDQISAMRHLLGLDRPLSIQYLSFLWHLIHADLGTSVTFGLPVAGIVGHRLPATATLAASSLGVAVGIGVPIGVLEAVRPRGVSGQTASAVAVALLAIPNFWLGLLLINLFAVRLHWLPVAGTGGAAFLLMPTLAIAARLVAVVSRTTRASLAEVLSEDYIRTARAKGLARTRVLVRHALRPALIPIVTVIGLQAGYLLGGSLVIETLFDWQGLGQAIINAVALRDYFLVQGITVFYVFGFLLLNLTIDLSYAAWDPRIRYG from the coding sequence ATGCTTGCCTACGTCACGAGCCGATTGCTCCAGATGGTTCCGCACGCGCTCGCGATCCTCACGCTCATCTTTGTGCTCTTCCGGCTGGTCCCGGGCGACCCGGCGCTCCTCGCCGCGGGCATGACGGCGACGCCGGATCAAATCAGCGCGATGCGCCATCTCCTCGGATTGGACCGGCCTTTATCGATCCAGTACCTCTCCTTCCTCTGGCACCTGATTCACGCCGACCTCGGCACGTCGGTGACCTTCGGGCTTCCTGTCGCCGGGATCGTCGGCCACCGCCTCCCCGCCACGGCGACGCTGGCGGCGAGCAGCCTGGGGGTCGCCGTCGGGATCGGTGTGCCGATTGGCGTGCTCGAGGCCGTGCGTCCGCGCGGAGTGAGCGGACAGACGGCAAGCGCCGTGGCGGTCGCGCTGCTCGCGATCCCCAACTTCTGGCTGGGGCTTCTACTGATCAACTTGTTCGCGGTGCGCCTGCACTGGCTTCCCGTCGCGGGCACCGGTGGGGCCGCGTTTCTTTTGATGCCGACCCTCGCCATCGCCGCCCGGCTCGTCGCCGTCGTGAGCCGCACCACCCGGGCGAGCCTGGCCGAGGTTCTGAGCGAGGACTACATCCGAACCGCACGGGCGAAGGGCCTCGCCCGAACCCGGGTGTTGGTCAGGCACGCCCTCCGGCCGGCGTTGATCCCCATCGTGACGGTCATAGGGCTACAGGCCGGCTATCTGCTCGGAGGATCGTTGGTGATCGAAACGCTGTTTGACTGGCAGGGGCTGGGTCAGGCAATCATCAATGCGGTGGCGTTGCGCGACTACTTCCTTGTGCAGGGAATCACCGTCTTTTACGTGTTTGGTTTCCTCCTCCTCAACCTGACCATCGACCTCTCGTACGCGGCATGGGATCCGCGCATCAGATATGGATAG